GACGCCAACGTCGGCAACATGTACGAGGCGTTCCTGCAAGGGTTTCGGGCCTTCTTCGCGGAGTCGGCGGCGGACCCGTTGGTGATCTCCTTGCTGACGGGCGTCGCCAAGCCGGACCTGTTGCAGCTCATCACCACGGACAGCGGGCCCATCATCACCAGGGCGTCGGAACGGTTGAGCGCGGCCTTCACCCATAGCTGGGTGGCGATCAGTGACGAGGACGCCGGCGTGCTCGCGCGGGCCATCGTGCGGCTGGCGTTGAGTTACGTGTCGATGCCGCCCGAGGCCGATCACGATGTCGCGGCGGACCTGGCCCGGCTGATGACGCCGTTCGCGGAGCGTCACGGCGTCGTCAACGTCCCCTGACGCCCGGCGGCCCGCGAGCCGCCGACTACAGTGGCGCAAGAGCGCATACCAAAGCTAAGTAATCCTCTTGGAACCCAAGCCGCAGAAGGAATGGATCTTATGACGACGACCGAAAGTTCGCTGACCGCCGATGTCCGCAACGGCATTGATTTCAAGGTCGCCGACCTGTCGTTGGCGGACTACGGTCGGCGGGACATCGAGCTGTCCGAGCAGGAGATGCCGGGTCTGATGTCGCTGCGCCGCGAGTATGCCGAAGTGCAGCCGCTCAAGGGGGCGCGGATCTCGGGTTCGCTGCACATGACCGTGCAGACCGCGGTCCTCATCGAGACCCTGGTTTCGCTGGGTGCGCAAGTCCGGTGGGCGTCGTGCAACATCTTCTCCACCCAGGACCACGCCGCCGCCGCGGTGGTCGTCGGCCCGCACGGCACGCCCGAGGAGCCCAAGGGCGTCCCGGTGTTCGCCTGGAAGGGCGAGACGCTCCAGGAGTACTGGTGGGCCGCCGAGCAGATGCTGACGTGGCCCGACGAGCCGGCCAACATGATCCTCGACGACGGCGGTGACGC
This genomic interval from Mycobacterium sp. SMC-2 contains the following:
- a CDS encoding TetR family transcriptional regulator, whose product is MPYPEASRVLLRDSVLDAMRELLGTRDWSAVTLSDVARAAGISRQTIYNEFGSRQGLAQGYALRLADRLVDAVQGAIDANVGNMYEAFLQGFRAFFAESAADPLVISLLTGVAKPDLLQLITTDSGPIITRASERLSAAFTHSWVAISDEDAGVLARAIVRLALSYVSMPPEADHDVAADLARLMTPFAERHGVVNVP